In the Streptomyces sp. 3214.6 genome, AGTCAGGCCGACACTCTGATCGGCCTGGGCGAGGCACACCGGAAGGCGGCTGACGCCGAGAAGGCCCTGCGGAATTTCCTCGAAGCCCTCGGCATCGCACGCGTGATCGGCGCGGCCCATCAGGAGATACAGGCACTGCGGCGCATCGGACAGGCTCATGTGGACGCCGGCCGGCTCGACGCGGCGCGAGAACAACTGGAGTTCGCTGTTTCTCTGGCCGAACGCACGCATGACGTCGACGAGAAAGCCCGGGCGGAAAGCGCGTTGACGGAGGTGCGGCTGGCGGTAGGCGGCACTCCCACCGGGCATGCCTTACTGCGGCGAACAGTCGACTTACCCGGCGGTAATTCAATGCGCAACCAGTGACTATTGTTCGATTAGATCCATAAGCCGACGATCATGTACGGTCAGCCTCCGAAAGCATCCGGGCACAAAGGAGGGACCGTTTACGTGAGCACAATGCGTCGACTGACCGTAGGGGCCGGCCTGGCCGTCACCCTCGGCATTCTTGGCGTGAATACGTCAAGCGCCTCCGCGGCCGAAATCTCCTCGACCGCGACGGTCAGCACGAACAGGTGCATCATGATGTCGACCCTCTGAGGGTCGGTCGGCGCACCGGGGGTGGCAGCACACGCCGCCACCCCGCCCGCGGGGGAGATGACCAGAGGCCGTATCGGTGTACCGATACGGCCTCTGGTCTGGTGCTCTGCCCGTCGGGACGACAGGATTTGAACCTGCGACCCCTTGACCCCCAGTCAAGTGCGCTACCAAGCTGCGCCACGTCCCGAGGCGTTTCCGCGGTGGTGAGCTGCGAGAACGCGTAGGTGAACCTTACCGTACGGGGGTGGGTGCGGCGGTCGGCGCCGGGGTGACAGGGGTCGACGGGCGGGCGGGGCGCCTGGCGGGGACCAACAGGGCGGCGAGGGCCGCGCACAGGCAGAGCAGCGTCAGCAGGATGAAGCCGTGGGTGTAGCCGGATTCGTAGGGCAGACCCGAGGGCTGGAGGCGGCCGGTGACCAGCACGCTGGTGACGGCGGCACCGATGGAGCCGCCGATGGTACGGATGTTGGCGTTCATGCCGGTGGCGGCGCCGGTCTGCGCGGGAGGCACGCTGCCGACGATCAGGTTGGCCATCGAGGCGAAGGCGAGCCCGATGCCGAGTCCGAACACGCCTGCCACGAGGGCGACTTGCCACTGCTCGTCGTGCCAGAGAGTAAGGAAGCCCAGGGCGAGCCCGCCGAGTGCGGCACCGGTCGTGAGCAACGCCTTCGCGCCCACGCGGGGTTCGAGGCGACCGCTGAGCACACCGGAGACGAACATCGCGACGAGCATCGGCAGCATCAGCAATCCGGAAGCGGTGACGCTCGCTCCGAAGCCGTAGCCGGCCGTGCTCGGGGTCTGGACGAAGCCGGGCAGGAAGGACCAGATCGCGTACATGCCCGCACCGAACAGCAGGGCGGCGAGGTTGGTGGTCCACACGGCCGGCAGCCGCATGATGCGCAGGTCGATCAGCGGGGACCGGGAACGGGCCTCGACCGTCAGCCACAGCGCGAACAGGGCCACGGCCAAGGTGAACAGGCCGATCACACGCGCCGATCCCCAACCCCAGCCGCCCGCCTGGCTCAGCGGCAGCAGCAGGGTGACCAGCCAGCCCGACAGAAGCACCGCTCCGAGCCAACTGACGCTGCCCTCGGCCCTGTTGGACGACTCGGGGACGTAGCGCAGGGCGATCAGGGCAGCGGCGGCGACGATGCCGACAGGGATCCAGAACAGCCAGCGGAAGTCGAGCGCGGAGACGATCGGTCCGGCCGCGACCATGCCGACACCGCCGCCCGCGGCGATCACGGCGGACAGGTTGCTGATGCTGCCGGCCACCTGGGACG is a window encoding:
- a CDS encoding MFS transporter; this encodes MPRTSTRLTFAVLATGAGVFSMLQSLIAPALPTVQHALHTSQSTGTWVMTAYLLSASVFTPILGRVGDLIGRKRTLVAVLVAVLVGCLLAALAPNIGVLIVARVIQGVGGALFPLSFGIIRDEFAPSQVAGSISNLSAVIAAGGGVGMVAAGPIVSALDFRWLFWIPVGIVAAAALIALRYVPESSNRAEGSVSWLGAVLLSGWLVTLLLPLSQAGGWGWGSARVIGLFTLAVALFALWLTVEARSRSPLIDLRIMRLPAVWTTNLAALLFGAGMYAIWSFLPGFVQTPSTAGYGFGASVTASGLLMLPMLVAMFVSGVLSGRLEPRVGAKALLTTGAALGGLALGFLTLWHDEQWQVALVAGVFGLGIGLAFASMANLIVGSVPPAQTGAATGMNANIRTIGGSIGAAVTSVLVTGRLQPSGLPYESGYTHGFILLTLLCLCAALAALLVPARRPARPSTPVTPAPTAAPTPVR